A genome region from Anopheles stephensi strain Indian chromosome 2, UCI_ANSTEP_V1.0, whole genome shotgun sequence includes the following:
- the LOC118506361 gene encoding sodium channel and clathrin linker 1-like isoform X2, with protein MSVANRATPESRGREKCDLLTQFNELYRCIEQEIRTHRYEQDRVRTELQHQLERGRSTGKPLASADEHESTVAEPDYKRVSDEVIRNQANQIQLIKEEKETFEKLWQSSQRTIRILELEIHEYRRQLKQPKGVLEARQQYTAAVQLLEQNLACLRETLDEKLAENRHLQREQQAATERMKVLEEEAKAQQREAEALTKAIDELRTSECQLRTDLERTMRDKSELETLLDTAATLAKQHMSRENLALAKVQEALQIADSAIEEKNCVVRREQDAREQCDFLASTIGQVMEEAARKVEHELGGLRSGYERRIEELERALGQTRSALEQQVQRTNQAEMRARTVEDKFRTLLKTNQNLDTDLRAASKMIIEMELKMEALQKTMAKEKETNRVNGGVSKRNADVLRYQESELWH; from the exons ATGTCGGTTGCGAATCGCGCAACGCCGGAAAGTCGCGGTCgtgaaaaatgtgatttaCTGACACAATTTAACGAACTTTACCGTTGTATCGAGCAGGAGATACGTACCCACCGTTACGAGCAGGACCGTGTCCGTACGGAGCTGCAGCACCAGCTCGAGCGCGGACGAAGCACCGGCAAACCATTAGCTTCAGCCGACGAGCACGAGTCGACGGTTGCTGAGCCGGATTACAAACGTGTCAGTGATGAAGTGATCCGGAACCAGGCGAATCAAATTCAGCTGATCAAAGAG GAGAAAGAAACGTTCGAGAAGCTGTGGCAAAGCTCGCAGCGAACGATTCGCATATTGGAGCTCGAAATACACGAGTATCGGCGGCAGCTGAAGCAGCCGAAAGGTGTACTCGAGGCACGGCAACAGTATACGGCCGCCGTACAGCTGCTGGAGCAAAATTTGGCCTGCTTGAGGGAAACGTTGGACGAAAAACTAGCCGAAAATCGACACCTGCAGCGCGAGCAGCAGGCAGCAACGGAACGGATGAAGGTACTGGAGGAGGAAGCCAAAG CACAACAGCGCGAAGCGGAAGCGCTAACGAAGGCAATCGACGAGCTGCGGACAAGCGAATGTCAGCTGCGCACGGATCTCGAACGTACGATGCGGGATAAGTCGGAGCTGGAGACGCTGCTCGATACGGCTGCCACGCTGGCCAAGCAGCACATGAGCCGTGAAAATCTAGCCCTCGCCAAAGTACAGGAAGCCCTTCAGATTGCGGACAGTGCTATCGAGGAGAAGAATTGTGTCGTTCGCCGGGAACAGGACGCTCGGGAACAATGCGACTTTCTGGCCTCCACGATCGGGCAGGTGATGGAAGAAGCGGCCCGGAAGGTGGAACACGAACTTGGTGGATTGCGCAGTGGGTACGAGCGACGAATAGAGGAACTGGAACGAGCTCTAGGGCAAACGAGGAGCGcactggagcagcaggttcaGCGAACAAATCAGGCGGAGATGAGGGCCCGTACGGTGGAGGACAAATTCCGAACGTTGCTCAAAACGAACCAAAATCTTGACACCGATCTGAGGGCGGCTTCGAAGATGATT ATCGAAATGGAGCTCAAGATGGAAGCACTTCAGAAAACGATGGCCAAAGAGAAGGAAACCAATCG AGTGAATGGTGGAGTCTCGAAACGGAATGCGGATGTTTTGCGCTACCAGGAATCGGAGCTGTGGCACTGA
- the LOC118506361 gene encoding sodium channel and clathrin linker 1-like isoform X1: MSVANRATPESRGREKCDLLTQFNELYRCIEQEIRTHRYEQDRVRTELQHQLERGRSTGKPLASADEHESTVAEPDYKRVSDEVIRNQANQIQLIKEEKETFEKLWQSSQRTIRILELEIHEYRRQLKQPKGVLEARQQYTAAVQLLEQNLACLRETLDEKLAENRHLQREQQAATERMKVLEEEAKAQQREAEALTKAIDELRTSECQLRTDLERTMRDKSELETLLDTAATLAKQHMSRENLALAKVQEALQIADSAIEEKNCVVRREQDAREQCDFLASTIGQVMEEAARKVEHELGGLRSGYERRIEELERALGQTRSALEQQVQRTNQAEMRARTVEDKFRTLLKTNQNLDTDLRAASKMIIEMELKMEALQKTMAKEKETNRACSAREEDLQRLLANSEQLKDRWKREMLSVTDELRRKMETMQRENCKLTAENNQLKDQLLMASSPVAGSDGGAQSLVGTDGPVADGV; this comes from the exons ATGTCGGTTGCGAATCGCGCAACGCCGGAAAGTCGCGGTCgtgaaaaatgtgatttaCTGACACAATTTAACGAACTTTACCGTTGTATCGAGCAGGAGATACGTACCCACCGTTACGAGCAGGACCGTGTCCGTACGGAGCTGCAGCACCAGCTCGAGCGCGGACGAAGCACCGGCAAACCATTAGCTTCAGCCGACGAGCACGAGTCGACGGTTGCTGAGCCGGATTACAAACGTGTCAGTGATGAAGTGATCCGGAACCAGGCGAATCAAATTCAGCTGATCAAAGAG GAGAAAGAAACGTTCGAGAAGCTGTGGCAAAGCTCGCAGCGAACGATTCGCATATTGGAGCTCGAAATACACGAGTATCGGCGGCAGCTGAAGCAGCCGAAAGGTGTACTCGAGGCACGGCAACAGTATACGGCCGCCGTACAGCTGCTGGAGCAAAATTTGGCCTGCTTGAGGGAAACGTTGGACGAAAAACTAGCCGAAAATCGACACCTGCAGCGCGAGCAGCAGGCAGCAACGGAACGGATGAAGGTACTGGAGGAGGAAGCCAAAG CACAACAGCGCGAAGCGGAAGCGCTAACGAAGGCAATCGACGAGCTGCGGACAAGCGAATGTCAGCTGCGCACGGATCTCGAACGTACGATGCGGGATAAGTCGGAGCTGGAGACGCTGCTCGATACGGCTGCCACGCTGGCCAAGCAGCACATGAGCCGTGAAAATCTAGCCCTCGCCAAAGTACAGGAAGCCCTTCAGATTGCGGACAGTGCTATCGAGGAGAAGAATTGTGTCGTTCGCCGGGAACAGGACGCTCGGGAACAATGCGACTTTCTGGCCTCCACGATCGGGCAGGTGATGGAAGAAGCGGCCCGGAAGGTGGAACACGAACTTGGTGGATTGCGCAGTGGGTACGAGCGACGAATAGAGGAACTGGAACGAGCTCTAGGGCAAACGAGGAGCGcactggagcagcaggttcaGCGAACAAATCAGGCGGAGATGAGGGCCCGTACGGTGGAGGACAAATTCCGAACGTTGCTCAAAACGAACCAAAATCTTGACACCGATCTGAGGGCGGCTTCGAAGATGATT ATCGAAATGGAGCTCAAGATGGAAGCACTTCAGAAAACGATGGCCAAAGAGAAGGAAACCAATCG CGCGTGCAGCGCTCGGGAGGAAGACCTGCAGCGTCTGCTGGCCAACAGCGAGCAGCTGAAGGACCGCTGGAAGCGCGAGATGCTCTCGGTAACGGACGAGCTGCGGCGCAAGATGGAAACGATGCAGCGCGAGAACTGCAAGCTAACggcggaaaacaatcaattaaaGGATCAGCTATTAATGGCATCGTCACCGGTGGCTGGcagcgatggaggcgcccagtcgTTGGTCGGTACGGATGGCCCTGTTGCTGATGGTGTgtag
- the LOC118506362 gene encoding protein chibby homolog 1 has protein sequence MPIFQKKFAPKVAPPRTQRLNIGCPPAAEDLDDFRTITLNLVDKQLCFIDGVWLNGLRAGQGGSTPTGTTAGASGAGVNLTDDLLRMKRRLKTVEQENNMLQVKLDVLVDLLTENVIELNEIKNQ, from the coding sequence ATGCCCATTTTTCAGAAGAAGTTTGCACCGAAGGTGGCGCCACCGCGTACCCAGCGCCTCAACATTGGCTGTCCACCGGCGGCCGAagatttggacgatttccgcaCCATTACGCTGAATCTGGTTGATAAGCAGCTTTGCTTCATCGACGGCGTCTGGCTGAATGGGTTGCGGGCGGGCCAGGGAGGCAGCACGCCAACGGGCACAACAGCCGGCGCATCGGGCGCTGGCGTCAACCTGACGGACGATTTGTTGCGCATGAAGCGGCGGTTGAAAACGGTCGAGCAGGAAAACAACATGCTGCAGGTGAAGCTGGACGTGCTGGTCGATCTGCTGACGGAGAATGTGATCGAGCtgaacgaaattaaaaaccaaTAA